The following proteins are encoded in a genomic region of Tenebrio molitor chromosome 7, icTenMoli1.1, whole genome shotgun sequence:
- the LOC138135646 gene encoding serine protease snake-like has translation MAFAILLFILVEVVYCKETVGDSCTLKPSDSLGRCKLLRDCQQIRDQVLQQQTLPQTCGFHGTQAIVCCPISSQNTRKPGEISKKKCREYSSIARDDSLNNQNECEHKRIKRIVGGILASRKEFPHMVTIGYEEKPDQISWLCAGTLISPQYVLTAGQCLASRSSGFPKYVKMGITNLNDTDHKQQYEIIERIKYPEYQPPSAYHDIGLLKLEKPVTINSFVRPACLYTEAELSSDKLVATGWGRTEFTGPTSEDLLKVTLNVVEHDVCKQHYLKLRKLKNSVMNDIQICAGSTDHKDTCQGDSGGPLQTYHVGDDITCMYDIVGITSFGKSCAVNVPAIYTRISYYVSWIEDIVWRSFVL, from the exons ATGGCTTTTGCCATATTACTCTTTATTTTAGTTGAAGTCGTTTATTGTAAAGAAACCGTTG GCGATTCTTGTACTCTAAAACCGTCAGACTCTTTAGGTAGATGCAAACTGTTAAGAGACTGCCAACAAATTCGTGACCAGGTATTGCAACAGCAAACTCTACCACAAACATGTGGATTCCACGGAACCCAGGCAATTGTATGTTGTCCGATAAGTTCACAAAATACCAGAAAACCTGGtgaaataagtaaaaaaa AATGTAGAGAATACTCATCAATTGCGCGTGATGATTCactaaataatcaaaatgaatgtgAACACAAAAGGATTAAACGAATTGTTGGAGGAATATTAGCGAGCAGAAAAGAATTTCCACATATG GTAACAATAGGATATGAAGAAAAACCTGATCAGATAAGTTGGTTATGTGCAGGAACTTTGATAAGCCCACAGTACGTTCTAACAGCTGGACAATGCTTGGCAAGCCGATCTTC CGGTTTTCCAAAATACGTAAAAATGGGTATTACGAATTTAAATGACACAGACCACAAACAGCAATACGAAATAATAGAACGCATTAAATACCCGGAATACCAACCCCCTTCTGCTTATCATGATATAGGGCTTttgaaattagaaaaaccAGTCACAATCAATTCATTTGTTCGACCGGCTTGCCTTTACACAGAAGCAGAACTCTCGTCTGATAAATTAGTCGCCACAGGATGGGGACGTACCGAATTTACAGGCCCAACCAGCGAAGATTTACTTAAAGTTACATTAAACGTTGTCGAACATGACGTTTGTAAACAGCATTACCTGAAATTAAGGAAACTTAAAAACAGTGTCATGAATGACATTCAAATTTGTGCCGGCTCAACTGATCACAAAGATACTTGTCAG GGGGATTCCGGTGGACCTTTGCAAACTTACCACGTCGGTGATGATATTACATGTATGTATGATATTGTTGGAATAACATCATTCGGAAAATCCTGTGCTGTCAACGTTCCCGCAATATACACAAGAATTTCATATTACGTTTCATGGATAGAAGATATTGTCTGGCGCTCCTTCGTACTGTAA